A stretch of Henckelia pumila isolate YLH828 chromosome 4, ASM3356847v2, whole genome shotgun sequence DNA encodes these proteins:
- the LOC140861948 gene encoding uncharacterized protein, whose amino-acid sequence MVLQSNSIDAWSHLIRGEGQNFKNADEFRKVLKNYAIATMRSFVYKKNDQQKVFVVCNVSGCSWKIYAYKYKADGTFGIRKCCLQHVCEEANLRSRGHPKADSVWVANIIKDKLRGEPSYRPSAIVRDIHREYGVEFKYHTAWMGKEIAMHQLYGTEKGCFDKLRWYCDALKQTNPGSWADCEVDEMNKFRRLFISLHACIVGFVKGCRPLIFLDGTHIKNKFKGCILSAVTKDANDNLFTLEFAVVEAENDANWECGLVKAIPNIFAGSHHAYCLRHLVDNFRTRILKKYPLHNKKYWESIFHKAAYAATENGGIINNNQAECWNSWVKPARYLPIVSMIDTIRLQIMSMMNKRRESSLLMVGILSPKPESSLLQNYTKSQNLKVDRSSSLLFEVLDGDKSCAVDLGNWSCSCRIWKINGIPCNHACAAIESKGLSIYDFCDSCYKVENYRRAYAAVVNPIPTFSFNADLPHSNGDIIRPPDVRSQPRRRRTQRFPSQVKKRVTKCARCHKPGHNRRKCKEAI is encoded by the exons ATGGTTCTACAAAGTAACTCCATTGATGCTTGGAGTCATTTGATTCGTGGAGAGgggcaaaattttaaaaatgctgATGAGTTTCGAAAGGTTCTTAAAAACTATGCTATTGCTACCATGAGATCGTTCGTGTATAAGAAAAATGACCAACAAAAGGTATTCGTTGTTTGTAATGTCAGTGGTTGTTCATGGAAAATATATGCATACAAATATAAGGCAGATGGAACGTTTGGAATTAGAAAATGTTGTCTTCAGCACGTATGTGAAGAGGCAAATCTTCGGAGCAGAGGCCATCCAAAGGCTGATTCTGTTTGGGTGGCGAATATCATTAAAGATAAATTGAGAGGAGAACCATCATACCGACCGTCCGCAATTGTAAGAGATATTCATAGGGAATATGGCGTTGAATTTAAGTACCATACAGCATGGATGGGGAAAGAAATAGCAATGCATCAACTTTATGGGACAGAGAAAGGATGTTTTGATAAATTGAGGTGGTATTGTGATGCTTTGAAACAAACAAATCCTGGTAGTTGGGCTGATTGTGAGGTTGATGAAATGAACAAATTTCGACGACTTTTTATATCTTTACATGCATGTATTGTTGGATTTGTTAAGGGATGCAGACCGTTGATTTTTTTAGATGGAacacatataaaaaataaattcaaaggtTGCATACTAAGTGCTGTGACAAAAGATGCTAATGATAACCTATTCACTTTAGAATTTGCGGTTGTGGAGGCTGAGAATGATGCTAACTGGGAATG TGGTCTTGTTAAGGCAATCCCCAATATATTCGCCGGTAGTCACCATGCATATTGTCTACGACACTTGGTGGATAATTTTCGTACGCGG attttgaaGAAGTATCCATTGCACAACAAAAAGTATTGGGAATCTATATTCCACAAAGCAGCATACGCGGCAACTGAGA ATGGGGGCATAATCAACAACAATCAAGCAGAATGTTGGAATAGTTGGGTTAAACCCGCAAGGTATTTGCCAATTGTATCCATGATTGATACAATACGGTTACAAATAATGAGCATGATGAATAAAAGACGAGAGTCGTCTCTCCTAATGGTTGGAATCCTATCTCCTAAGCCAGAAAGTAGTTTGTTACAAAACTACACTAAATCTCAAAATTTGAAGGTTGATAGGTCTAGTTCATTGCTTTTTGAGGTTTTGGATGGTGATAAAAGTTGTGCAGTGGATCTGGGAAACTGGAGTTGCTCATGTAGAATCTGGAAAATTAATGGGATCCCTTGTAACCATGCTTGTGCTGCTATTGAGTCAAAGGGTTTGTCAATATATGACTTTTGTGACTCTTGCTACAAAGTTGAAAATTATCGGAGAGCTTATGCGGCAGTTGTCAATCCAATCCCTACATTTTCTTTCAATGCTGATTTACCACATTCTAATGGCGATATAATTAGACCTCCGGATGTCCGATCGCAGCCAAGACGTAGAAGGACACAAAGATTCCCGTCTCAAGTAAAGAAACGTGTTACCAAGTGCGCACGGTGTCACAAACCAGGGCATAACCGTAGAAAATGCAAGGAAGCAATATAG